The sequence GGTCGTCGATCAGGTCGTCAGGATCTTCGAGACCAATAGACAAGCGGATCGTGGTTTCGCTGATGCCAGCTGCCGCGAGCGCCGCGGCATCCATGCGGAAATGCGTGGTGGACGCTGGGTGGATCACCAGCGAACGGGCATCGCCGACATTGGCCAGATGTGAAAACAGCGTGAGCGTTTCGATAAAGCGCTGGCCTGTTGCCCGGTCGCCGTGCAGGTTGAAGCTGAATACCGCGCCACAGCCTCGTGGCAGCAGACGCTGGGCCAAGGCGTAGTCAGGATGCGACGTGAGCTCGGGATATTTCACGCTTTCAACCGCAGGGTGGCTTGCCAGAAATTCGACCACCCGGCGGGTATTCGCTACGTGCCGCGCCATTCTCAGCGGCAAGGTTTCGATGCCCTGCAGCAATTGCCACGCCGCCTGCGGATGCAGACAAGCACCGAAATCGCGCAGCCCTTCGCGGCGGGCGCGCAGCAGGAACGGTGCCACGGTGCTTTCCTCGGCAAACACCATGTCGTGAAAGCCGGCGTAGGGCTCGGTGAATTCGGGAAAGCGCCCCGAACGGGTGAAATCGAAGGTGCCGCCGTCGATCAGCACGCCGCCAATGGTGGTGCCGTGACCACCCAGAAATTTGGTGGCGGAGTGATAGACGAAGTCCGCACCGTGTTCGAAGGGTTTCAGCAGATAGGGGGTGGTGAAGGTTGAGTCGACTAGCAGCGGCACGCCATGCGTATGCGCGATCTGCGCCACGGCGGCCAGATCCAGTACGTTCAGGCCCGGATTGCCGAGCGTTTCACCGAAGAGCAGGCGTGTGTTGGGTTGTAGCGCGGCGCGCCAGGCGTCGAGGTCTCCGGGTTGAACAAAGGTGGTGTCGATGCCGAAACGCCGCAACGTGTAGTGCAGCAAATTATGCGAGCCACCGTACAGCGCTGACGAGGCTACGATATGCGCGCCTGCGCCCATCAGGGTGGCGATGGCCAGATGCAGTGCCGCCTGGCCGCTGGCGGTGCCGATTGCGCCAACGCCGTTTTCGAGCGCCGCGACGCGTTCTTCGAACACCGCAACCGTAGGGTTGGAAATGCGTGAATACACATGCCCAGCGCGTTCCATGTTGAATAGCGATGCGGCGTGTGCGGTATCGCGGAAGGCAAATGACGTGGTCTGGTAGATCGGAGTCGCGCGGGCACCGGTAGCGGGGTCGGGTGTGGCACCAGCATGCAGCGCAAGCGTGTCGAAACGGTTGGCGGACATCGTGGGCGGCAAAGTCGCGCGAGGCGCTCTGCGAAGAGTTAGGCGTGGGGCATCCTAGCACTGTGGCCACTGTGGCCTGGCACCATCAGGTGTGGTCACAGGAGGGGGGCCCAGCTTGGGGGCCGCAGGCTGCTTTTCTTTTGAAGGTCTTTCGGCTAGGATCGAAAACCAATCTTGCTTTACCTGCAACATCAGGAGACATCCATGCGCGTCACCGACATCCTCAAGGTCAAGGGCAACACGCTCTATACCGTCACTCCCGACACCCCGCTGTTTGACGCAGTGAATACGATGGCAGCACACGATATCGGTTCACTGGTTGTCATGGAG is a genomic window of Paraburkholderia bonniea containing:
- a CDS encoding O-acetylhomoserine aminocarboxypropyltransferase; its protein translation is MSANRFDTLALHAGATPDPATGARATPIYQTTSFAFRDTAHAASLFNMERAGHVYSRISNPTVAVFEERVAALENGVGAIGTASGQAALHLAIATLMGAGAHIVASSALYGGSHNLLHYTLRRFGIDTTFVQPGDLDAWRAALQPNTRLLFGETLGNPGLNVLDLAAVAQIAHTHGVPLLVDSTFTTPYLLKPFEHGADFVYHSATKFLGGHGTTIGGVLIDGGTFDFTRSGRFPEFTEPYAGFHDMVFAEESTVAPFLLRARREGLRDFGACLHPQAAWQLLQGIETLPLRMARHVANTRRVVEFLASHPAVESVKYPELTSHPDYALAQRLLPRGCGAVFSFNLHGDRATGQRFIETLTLFSHLANVGDARSLVIHPASTTHFRMDAAALAAAGISETTIRLSIGLEDPDDLIDDLRQALKQALKTPRNQTNPPSPSHSTGAK